Proteins encoded by one window of Brasilonema sennae CENA114:
- a CDS encoding non-ribosomal peptide synthetase, giving the protein MKATELLTELRQLGVQLWIDGQELICRAPKGTLTPELRTLMAQQKSELLALLHFHDKETRSSTLPTIVPALDQRHLPFPLTEIQQAYWLGRNGAFELGNVGNHFYVELECEELDLNRLSSAWQKVISRHDMLRAVVTADAQQQILEQVPPYQIEIQDLRAQEPETVAQRLEAARDRLSHQLFQPEQWPWFEVQAYLLDERRIRLLISIELLNLDVTSATMIFREWWQLYKNPELSLPALEFSFRDYILATDAFRKSEAYQRSLAYWKERVATLPPAPELSLAINPNVLNQPKFKCHKATLEAETWSKLKNRAVEMGLSPSGVLLAAYAEILATWSKNLRFTINLTLFNRLPLHPKINDIAGDFTSLILLAVDNSGQYTFAERAKHIQKQLWDDMDHCHVSGVQVLRELSRLQSREREAVMPVIFTSALNSSSDGIFEWLNKFGSVVYSISQTPQVWLDYQAHEQGGSLINVWATVEGLFPEGLLDDMLNAYNRLLQRLANHKESWQQKIFQLIPKAQLERRTAINATQAPVTSHMLHTLFAEQVPQRSQQPAVISSKRTLNYLELYRRAHQVGHRLRQLGAHPNTLVGVVMEKGWEQVVAVLGILYSGAAYLPIDPALPQERLWHLLEQGEVKLVLTQSWLNEKLTWSNGIQRLGVDDEDIQGVDDSPLESVQKPEDLAYVIFTSGSTGTPKGVMIDHRGAVNTIVDINQRFGVEPTDRVLALSSLNFDLSVYDIFGTLAAGGTIVIPDAEHTKDPAHWVALMAQNKVTVWNSVPALMQMLVEYSKKNQHQEWLNGLQLVLLSGDWIPLNLPNQIKALFKNAQVISLGGATEASIWSILYPIEAVDLAWKSIPYGQPMCNQYFQILNEKMEPCPVWVPGQVYIGGIGLAQGYWRDEQKTNTSFIIHPETGERLYKTGDLGRYLPDGNIEFLGREDLQVKISGYRIELGEIEKALEQHSAVKYAVVTAVGKEREKKYLVAYVVPDSEWVSLELDFTNPIAHVYKPQQPEGVMTNQGVSEQVPPKASSTFASIADELHSFLQKKLPNYMIPSAYVPLPTLPLSANGKVDRRALPQLEPVHSESDTVNLPPQSEVERTLAAIVKNVLQVESIGMQSNFFDLGATSVHIVQVHSKVKEALGMDIPIVQIFRYPTISFLAKYLSHNQIEKSFSHQMDEQTQKQKELSHRQKQLMAKRRNNTIVNL; this is encoded by the coding sequence ATGAAGGCAACAGAACTATTAACAGAGCTTAGGCAATTGGGCGTTCAGTTGTGGATAGATGGACAGGAGTTGATTTGCCGTGCTCCTAAAGGTACCTTAACGCCTGAACTTCGCACTTTGATGGCTCAGCAAAAATCAGAGCTGTTGGCACTGCTACATTTTCATGACAAGGAAACGCGTAGCTCAACGTTGCCCACAATTGTACCTGCTCTTGACCAGCGACATCTTCCTTTTCCTCTGACAGAAATTCAGCAAGCCTACTGGCTTGGTCGAAATGGAGCATTTGAGCTAGGTAATGTCGGAAACCATTTCTATGTAGAACTTGAATGTGAAGAACTAGATTTAAATCGGTTGAGTTCTGCTTGGCAGAAGGTTATCAGTCGTCATGATATGTTGCGTGCGGTTGTCACAGCAGATGCCCAGCAGCAAATCCTAGAGCAAGTTCCTCCCTATCAAATTGAAATCCAAGACCTGCGCGCTCAGGAACCAGAAACAGTTGCTCAACGACTAGAGGCAGCTCGCGATCGCCTCTCACACCAACTATTTCAGCCAGAACAGTGGCCCTGGTTTGAAGTTCAAGCTTACCTTTTAGATGAGCGACGTATCCGACTTCTAATCAGTATAGAGCTTTTAAACCTGGATGTCACAAGTGCAACCATGATTTTCCGGGAGTGGTGGCAGTTGTACAAGAATCCTGAGCTTTCTCTTCCAGCCTTAGAATTTTCTTTTAGAGACTATATCTTAGCAACCGATGCCTTCCGAAAATCAGAAGCCTACCAGCGTTCCCTAGCTTACTGGAAAGAACGTGTGGCAACACTTCCCCCTGCTCCCGAACTGAGTCTCGCTATCAATCCCAATGTCCTAAACCAGCCTAAATTCAAGTGTCACAAAGCAACCTTAGAAGCTGAAACCTGGTCAAAGTTAAAGAATCGGGCAGTTGAGATGGGGCTGTCACCATCTGGAGTGTTACTGGCAGCCTATGCCGAAATCCTGGCTACTTGGAGCAAGAATTTACGCTTTACCATTAATCTTACACTTTTTAATCGCCTGCCGTTACATCCTAAAATAAACGATATTGCTGGTGACTTTACGTCTCTCATTCTGTTGGCAGTTGACAATTCAGGGCAGTATACTTTTGCAGAGCGGGCAAAGCACATACAGAAGCAGCTTTGGGATGATATGGATCACTGCCATGTTAGTGGTGTCCAAGTTTTGCGAGAACTGTCTCGTCTCCAAAGTAGGGAGCGAGAGGCTGTTATGCCTGTGATATTTACGAGTGCCCTTAACTCCAGCAGTGACGGAATATTTGAATGGTTAAACAAGTTTGGCTCCGTTGTCTACAGTATTTCCCAGACACCCCAGGTTTGGTTAGATTATCAGGCACACGAGCAAGGAGGATCTCTGATTAATGTCTGGGCTACGGTAGAAGGGCTGTTTCCAGAGGGACTTCTGGATGATATGCTCAATGCTTACAATCGTTTGCTTCAGAGATTAGCTAATCACAAAGAAAGTTGGCAGCAAAAAATCTTTCAACTGATTCCAAAAGCACAACTAGAACGGCGAACTGCCATCAACGCCACCCAGGCACCTGTAACATCTCATATGCTGCACACTTTATTTGCCGAACAGGTGCCACAGCGATCGCAACAACCGGCTGTCATCTCATCCAAACGCACTCTCAATTACCTGGAATTGTACCGCCGTGCTCATCAAGTAGGACATCGGCTGCGACAACTCGGTGCCCATCCTAACACATTGGTTGGGGTTGTCATGGAAAAGGGGTGGGAGCAAGTCGTTGCTGTGCTAGGAATCCTTTATTCCGGTGCTGCTTACTTACCTATTGACCCAGCACTTCCTCAGGAGCGACTGTGGCATCTTTTAGAGCAGGGGGAAGTAAAGCTCGTTTTAACGCAATCTTGGCTGAATGAGAAATTGACTTGGTCTAATGGTATTCAGCGGCTAGGTGTTGATGATGAAGATATCCAGGGAGTTGACGATAGTCCCTTAGAGTCAGTGCAGAAACCAGAAGATTTAGCCTATGTTATTTTTACTTCAGGCTCTACGGGAACACCTAAAGGGGTAATGATTGACCATCGGGGTGCTGTCAACACAATTGTTGACATTAACCAGCGTTTTGGCGTTGAACCTACAGATCGAGTGCTAGCCCTGTCTTCTCTCAATTTTGACCTGTCGGTCTACGATATCTTCGGCACACTAGCTGCAGGAGGAACTATCGTCATTCCAGATGCTGAACACACGAAAGACCCAGCTCATTGGGTTGCTTTGATGGCTCAAAACAAAGTGACTGTCTGGAATTCAGTACCTGCCTTAATGCAAATGCTGGTAGAATATAGTAAAAAAAATCAGCACCAAGAGTGGCTTAACGGTTTGCAATTAGTGCTACTGAGTGGAGATTGGATACCGCTAAACTTACCTAATCAGATAAAAGCACTGTTTAAAAACGCACAGGTGATTAGCCTAGGAGGAGCCACTGAAGCTTCTATTTGGTCGATTCTTTATCCAATTGAAGCTGTAGACCTAGCCTGGAAGAGTATTCCATATGGTCAACCAATGTGCAATCAATATTTTCAAATTCTTAATGAAAAGATGGAGCCATGCCCAGTATGGGTACCAGGACAGGTTTATATTGGTGGGATCGGACTGGCTCAAGGTTACTGGCGGGATGAACAAAAGACCAACACTAGCTTCATTATCCATCCTGAAACAGGTGAACGTTTATACAAGACTGGGGATTTAGGTCGTTATCTGCCCGATGGTAATATTGAGTTTTTAGGACGAGAGGATCTCCAAGTCAAAATTAGCGGCTACCGCATCGAGTTGGGCGAGATTGAAAAAGCTTTGGAACAGCATTCTGCGGTTAAATATGCAGTCGTAACAGCAGTAGGAAAAGAGCGAGAAAAGAAATATTTGGTAGCCTATGTTGTTCCCGACTCAGAATGGGTGTCTCTGGAGCTAGATTTCACTAACCCGATAGCTCATGTCTATAAACCCCAGCAACCTGAGGGAGTTATGACTAACCAAGGCGTTAGCGAACAAGTACCTCCTAAAGCAAGTTCTACATTTGCCTCGATTGCTGATGAGTTACACAGTTTCTTGCAAAAGAAACTACCCAATTACATGATACCTTCAGCTTATGTACCACTCCCGACTTTGCCACTGTCAGCAAATGGCAAAGTAGATCGTCGGGCGCTCCCTCAGCTGGAACCTGTGCATTCTGAGTCTGACACGGTCAATTTACCGCCCCAAAGTGAAGTAGAGCGAACCTTAGCAGCTATCGTCAAAAATGTGCTTCAGGTAGAGAGTATAGGTATGCAGAGCAACTTTTTTGACCTAGGTGCCACTTCAGTTCACATTGTGCAGGTTCATAGCAAGGTTAAAGAGGCTTTAGGTATGGATATACCCATTGTGCAAATATTTCGCTATCCAACTATTAGCTTTTTAGCAAAATACTTGAGCCACAATCAGATTGAAAAATCTTTTTCTCATCAAATGGATGAGCAAACTCAGAAGCAAAAAGAATTGAGTCATCGACAAAAACAGTTAATGGCAAAAAGACGCAATAACACGATTGTTAATCTTTAA
- a CDS encoding type I polyketide synthase, protein MNGMQPEPIAIIGIGCRFPGAKNLQAFWKLLRDGIDAVREVPENRWDVNQLYDPDITKSGKMSSRWGGFIDDVDKFDWRAFRLSPREAKYIDPQQRLLLEVVWEALEDAGLTLEKVAGSRTSVFQGISSNDYLRLQTRDWSKLDSYTITGNNPAFTANRISYFFDLKGPSITITQACAASLAAVHYACQSLWTGEATLAIAGGVNLMLSPDISIMLSKAGTLSPEGRCKTLDARADGYVRGEGAGSVVLKPLSQVTRSDRVYALILGTAINHNGHNEWIMAANPTSQESVIRDACRRSGVELSDIDYVELNGTGLPKGDPIEAKVVGATIGTQCGRSHHCIVGSVKTNIGHLEAAAGIASLIKVALSLYHREIPPTLHLQQPHPDICLESLGLVAQQKLGPWPNKIGSHLAGVTVTSMTGINAHVVLEGSPQSNNKLSLIEQLETGQVHLLPLSARSPEALADLACAFKDFLTIEESNTLSLQDICYTASVRRSHHEYRLAITGNSRQTLAKSLEFFLEGQASSGLCLATKVSNSSPKIVFVLPSQVPQGWTLRKKLLGEEIHFKTALEECDRLFRQHANWSLWKEADANESCSPLAQTETFQLELFALQVALAAVWRSWGIVPKAVIGDGLGEITAAYLVATLSLEDAVLSLVNNLKSVAKQTKDKGQKTNDEEPFFCAAILEQMVTKDYNVFVELAPHPVLSESIFKCLHQIGREGTVLASLRQREEERTVMLKSLSALYTLGCKVNWETLYSDECRCVQLPTYPWQRERLWLDWLDVKTISTAPEIANGRQKLREETWSSNIATRTTRETILRVEPCQRQHLLESYLIKQVASALGCDLHELDIQLPLNRLGLDSISALEVKHRVEADLGVTIPITKLLEGYGIPQIVAQVLMKQLTTGVNTASSALTPDRELEITRVTKDIQTSDFLHNSDAVIHQTWEEFKI, encoded by the coding sequence ATGAACGGGATGCAACCAGAGCCTATCGCTATCATCGGGATTGGATGTCGTTTTCCTGGTGCCAAGAATCTCCAAGCGTTCTGGAAACTGTTACGAGATGGTATTGATGCTGTTCGTGAGGTTCCTGAGAATCGCTGGGATGTAAATCAGCTTTATGACCCAGACATAACAAAGTCTGGAAAAATGTCAAGCCGATGGGGTGGTTTCATCGATGATGTAGATAAGTTTGACTGGCGTGCATTTCGTCTCTCTCCCCGTGAAGCAAAGTATATCGATCCCCAGCAGCGCTTGCTTTTGGAGGTTGTTTGGGAAGCACTGGAAGATGCCGGACTTACCCTAGAGAAAGTAGCAGGTAGCCGGACTAGCGTCTTCCAGGGAATTTCATCCAACGACTATCTCAGGTTGCAAACTAGAGATTGGTCTAAGCTTGATAGCTACACTATTACAGGAAATAACCCTGCCTTTACTGCTAACCGGATCTCGTACTTCTTTGACTTAAAAGGACCAAGCATTACTATCACCCAAGCTTGTGCTGCATCATTAGCTGCCGTTCATTATGCCTGTCAAAGCTTGTGGACAGGAGAAGCTACGTTGGCTATTGCGGGTGGGGTGAATCTCATGTTGTCGCCAGACATTAGTATCATGCTGTCTAAAGCTGGAACTCTCTCTCCTGAAGGACGTTGCAAAACTCTTGACGCACGGGCTGATGGCTATGTTCGCGGGGAAGGAGCTGGCAGTGTAGTTCTAAAGCCCCTCTCTCAGGTGACCCGGTCTGATAGAGTTTATGCTCTTATCCTTGGGACTGCGATTAATCACAATGGCCATAATGAATGGATTATGGCAGCTAATCCTACGTCACAGGAATCAGTGATCCGTGACGCTTGTCGTCGATCTGGTGTCGAATTATCAGACATAGATTATGTTGAGCTGAATGGCACGGGGCTTCCAAAAGGCGATCCCATTGAGGCGAAAGTTGTTGGAGCAACAATAGGTACTCAGTGTGGACGCAGTCACCATTGCATTGTCGGATCGGTCAAAACCAATATTGGTCATCTGGAAGCTGCTGCGGGCATTGCTAGCTTAATCAAAGTGGCGCTTTCCCTTTACCATCGGGAAATTCCACCTACTTTGCATCTACAGCAGCCCCACCCAGACATTTGCCTGGAATCTCTCGGCTTAGTAGCCCAACAGAAACTCGGTCCGTGGCCTAATAAGATAGGATCACATTTAGCAGGGGTGACTGTAACCTCAATGACAGGCATTAATGCCCATGTGGTATTAGAAGGTTCTCCTCAGTCCAACAACAAGTTATCTCTTATAGAACAACTTGAAACTGGACAGGTACACTTACTACCTCTGTCAGCACGTAGTCCAGAAGCGCTTGCGGATTTGGCTTGTGCTTTTAAAGATTTCTTGACTATTGAGGAGTCTAATACCCTTTCTTTGCAAGACATTTGTTATACTGCCAGTGTACGACGTAGTCACCACGAGTATCGCCTTGCAATTACAGGTAATTCTCGACAGACCTTAGCTAAGTCACTAGAGTTTTTTTTGGAGGGACAAGCTTCGTCCGGATTATGCCTGGCAACTAAGGTGTCAAACAGTTCACCAAAGATTGTCTTTGTGCTTCCTAGTCAAGTCCCCCAAGGGTGGACTCTAAGAAAAAAGCTTTTAGGAGAAGAAATTCATTTCAAAACGGCTTTGGAGGAGTGCGATCGCCTTTTTCGCCAGCACGCTAACTGGTCTTTGTGGAAAGAAGCAGACGCTAATGAGTCTTGCTCCCCCTTGGCTCAAACTGAGACTTTTCAGCTAGAACTTTTTGCTCTTCAGGTAGCTTTAGCAGCTGTATGGCGTTCTTGGGGGATTGTGCCAAAAGCTGTTATTGGTGACGGTTTGGGGGAAATAACGGCGGCTTACTTGGTCGCAACCCTGAGCCTAGAAGATGCTGTGTTGTCTTTAGTCAACAATCTAAAGTCCGTCGCGAAACAAACCAAGGACAAAGGACAAAAAACAAATGACGAAGAACCGTTTTTCTGTGCAGCAATTCTCGAGCAAATGGTGACGAAGGATTACAATGTGTTTGTAGAACTCGCCCCACACCCTGTTTTGTCCGAATCAATTTTTAAGTGCTTGCACCAAATTGGTAGAGAAGGAACTGTGTTGGCATCTCTGCGTCAACGGGAAGAGGAACGAACAGTTATGCTAAAGTCTCTGTCTGCCCTTTACACCTTAGGATGCAAAGTAAATTGGGAGACACTCTATTCTGATGAATGCCGATGTGTTCAACTACCAACTTATCCTTGGCAGCGCGAGCGACTATGGCTTGATTGGCTCGATGTTAAGACAATAAGTACTGCCCCTGAAATTGCCAATGGGCGTCAAAAACTAAGGGAAGAAACATGGAGTTCAAATATAGCAACACGTACAACCCGCGAGACAATTCTGAGGGTAGAGCCATGTCAACGCCAGCATTTGTTAGAGTCTTACCTTATTAAACAGGTTGCTTCAGCGCTAGGATGTGATCTCCACGAGCTGGATATTCAGCTACCTCTAAATAGACTGGGACTAGATTCTATCTCGGCTCTTGAGGTGAAACATCGAGTAGAGGCTGACCTTGGGGTTACCATACCAATAACTAAGTTATTGGAAGGATATGGAATTCCCCAAATTGTAGCGCAAGTACTAATGAAGCAGCTGACAACTGGGGTTAACACGGCATCATCTGCTCTTACCCCAGATCGGGAACTCGAGATAACTAGGGTGACCAAAGACATACAAACCAGTGATTTCCTGCACAACAGTGACGCAGTTATTCATCAGACTTGGGAAGAATTCAAAATATAA
- a CDS encoding NAD(P)/FAD-dependent oxidoreductase, with product MEQPNFDVGIIGGGPAGSAIASYLAKAGLKCIVLEREKFPRPHVGESLVPSSTRVFKEIGFLEKMDRAGFPRKYGAVWTAASNSKSPIYQHDWQGLEADCHADVRFEERDQHGVDRSYTYHVDRGKFDLLLLQHAQELGATVCEEVRVKEVDFSEPSQPQIHFSTNKREMSTSVRVVVDASGRQTLLGNQLKLRIPDPVFDQCAIHTWFEGYDRSTLSRNERQQDYIFVHFLPITNSWVWQIPISETITSIGVVTQRKNFVKSQASREKFFWDCVESRPELLAGLKAAKQLRAFKEEGNYSYSMKQICGDGFVLIGDAARFVDPIFSSGVSIALNSARCASIDIIKAAEKGIFTKDSFATYEAILRRGVRNWYEFISLYYRLNVLFTAFIQDSRYRLDIIKLLQGDVYDEEEPEVLRAMRETVTAVEQNKNHLWHQFLGDLKAPSLAPSF from the coding sequence ATAGAACAGCCCAACTTTGATGTTGGAATTATTGGTGGTGGACCTGCCGGTTCCGCGATCGCTTCTTATCTGGCTAAAGCAGGTCTAAAATGCATTGTGTTAGAACGGGAGAAGTTTCCCCGTCCTCATGTTGGAGAATCTCTGGTACCATCTTCAACGCGGGTTTTCAAAGAAATTGGTTTTCTTGAGAAGATGGATCGGGCAGGTTTTCCTCGGAAGTATGGTGCTGTATGGACAGCAGCTTCCAATTCAAAAAGTCCGATTTACCAACATGATTGGCAAGGACTGGAAGCAGACTGTCATGCAGATGTTAGGTTTGAAGAACGAGACCAACATGGTGTAGACCGTAGCTATACTTACCATGTTGATCGCGGCAAATTTGACTTACTTTTACTTCAGCATGCTCAAGAGTTAGGTGCAACCGTCTGTGAAGAGGTACGAGTAAAGGAAGTAGATTTCTCGGAGCCATCCCAACCTCAAATTCACTTTTCTACAAACAAACGAGAGATGAGCACGAGTGTTCGGGTGGTTGTCGATGCCAGTGGTCGTCAAACGCTGCTTGGCAATCAACTCAAATTAAGAATTCCCGATCCTGTGTTTGATCAGTGCGCCATACACACCTGGTTTGAAGGCTATGATCGGTCCACACTTTCCAGAAATGAGCGACAGCAAGACTATATTTTTGTTCACTTCTTACCAATCACGAATAGTTGGGTTTGGCAAATCCCGATCTCAGAGACTATCACCAGCATTGGTGTAGTCACACAACGGAAAAATTTTGTAAAATCGCAAGCATCTCGTGAAAAGTTTTTCTGGGATTGTGTAGAGAGCCGTCCAGAACTTTTAGCTGGTTTGAAGGCAGCTAAGCAACTCCGCGCATTCAAAGAGGAAGGCAATTACAGCTACTCTATGAAGCAGATCTGTGGAGATGGCTTTGTGCTGATTGGTGATGCCGCTCGTTTTGTTGACCCCATTTTTTCTAGTGGCGTTAGCATTGCTCTCAACAGTGCCCGCTGTGCCAGTATAGATATTATTAAAGCTGCCGAAAAGGGCATCTTTACTAAAGATAGCTTTGCAACCTATGAAGCTATTCTCCGCCGAGGCGTGAGAAACTGGTATGAGTTCATTTCTCTCTATTATCGTTTAAACGTCCTCTTTACTGCTTTTATCCAAGATTCTCGATATCGGCTCGATATCATCAAGCTGCTCCAGGGGGATGTATACGACGAAGAGGAACCGGAAGTTCTCCGAGCGATGAGGGAGACTGTCACGGCAGTGGAGCAGAACAAAAATCACCTATGGCATCAATTCCTGGGTGATTTGAAAGCTCCTTCACTAGCGCCCTCGTTTTGA
- a CDS encoding acyl carrier protein, with amino-acid sequence MQQSEVLEALKAYITNEVLDGKDIGLETTTPLLEWGVINSLEIVKVLNFIWNQFGIEIPAEKVTAEHFKDLVSLTHLVLGIAKES; translated from the coding sequence ATGCAACAGTCTGAGGTTTTGGAAGCTTTGAAGGCATACATTACCAACGAGGTTCTAGACGGTAAGGACATTGGTTTAGAAACAACAACTCCCTTGCTTGAATGGGGTGTTATCAACTCACTTGAGATTGTTAAAGTACTCAACTTCATTTGGAATCAATTTGGAATTGAAATACCTGCTGAAAAAGTGACTGCTGAACATTTCAAAGATTTAGTTTCTCTCACTCATTTAGTTCTCGGAATCGCTAAGGAAAGTTAG
- a CDS encoding amino acid adenylation domain-containing protein: MSLQNFLILSAKRTPDALAIRGPDGSITYGELDRLANRIAKALTALGVCRGDRVGIWLDKSVRAVATMQGVLRLGAAYVPIDPLGPAVRTRTILKDCAVKALITTEKRAEATLTNDLECVACLCTDGIWKGQTWNDLVAFSDEPVEGFSPADDDLAYILYTSGSTGKPKGVCISHRNALAFIEWAAQELQATPADRFSNHAPFHFDLSVLDLYVAFHVGASVSLVPDGMSYAPKRLVDFITQETITIWYSVPSALILMMEQGGLLDRQTLPLRAILFAGEPFSLKHLRRLYEYLPSVRFLNLYGPTETNVCTFYEVQGIEPDRTKPVPIGRACSGNCVWALKDDGTKAKLGEEGELIVSGPTVMLGYWGHPPQGDKPYATGDIVRLLKDDNYLYVGRRDHLVKVRGHRVELGDIEAALAEHPEIHEAAVVVSGSGIDARLTAFVVSTGDLPLLSIKRHCAERLPRYMIVDDVRFIAALPRTRNGKIDRQRLTQEAVNITSALSRV, encoded by the coding sequence ATGAGCCTGCAGAACTTTCTCATCCTTAGTGCAAAACGTACGCCAGATGCGTTGGCTATCAGGGGACCTGACGGCAGTATAACTTATGGTGAGCTAGATAGGTTAGCCAACCGCATTGCTAAAGCACTGACTGCACTTGGTGTTTGTAGGGGAGATCGCGTCGGGATTTGGCTCGATAAATCAGTACGTGCTGTGGCAACAATGCAAGGGGTGTTGCGCCTTGGCGCTGCTTATGTCCCCATCGATCCACTGGGTCCTGCTGTTCGCACCCGCACCATTCTCAAAGATTGTGCAGTCAAGGCACTTATCACCACTGAGAAACGTGCTGAAGCCACGTTGACTAATGATCTTGAGTGCGTGGCTTGCTTATGTACCGATGGCATCTGGAAAGGGCAAACCTGGAATGACCTGGTGGCATTCTCTGACGAGCCAGTAGAAGGATTTTCCCCTGCTGACGATGACTTGGCATACATCCTTTACACGTCTGGTTCAACAGGAAAACCCAAAGGAGTCTGTATCAGCCATCGCAATGCATTGGCATTTATCGAGTGGGCCGCCCAAGAACTCCAAGCAACCCCTGCCGATAGGTTTTCTAACCACGCACCTTTTCACTTCGACCTATCAGTACTAGACCTTTATGTCGCATTTCACGTGGGAGCGTCTGTCTCTCTCGTTCCCGATGGAATGTCTTATGCTCCCAAGCGACTAGTCGATTTCATCACTCAAGAGACAATCACCATCTGGTACTCTGTGCCGTCAGCGTTGATTCTGATGATGGAGCAGGGCGGTTTGTTAGACAGGCAAACCCTCCCATTGCGTGCTATCCTCTTTGCTGGAGAGCCTTTCTCGCTCAAGCACTTAAGGCGGCTTTATGAATACTTGCCGTCAGTGCGATTTCTGAATCTTTATGGTCCAACTGAAACAAATGTCTGTACATTCTACGAAGTACAAGGGATTGAGCCGGACCGCACGAAGCCTGTTCCTATCGGTCGGGCGTGTTCTGGCAATTGCGTCTGGGCGCTGAAAGATGACGGCACAAAGGCTAAGCTCGGTGAAGAGGGAGAGTTAATAGTCTCTGGTCCTACCGTCATGCTCGGTTACTGGGGACATCCACCACAAGGTGACAAACCTTATGCCACAGGGGATATTGTCAGGCTACTCAAAGATGACAATTACCTGTATGTAGGTCGCCGTGACCACCTGGTTAAAGTGCGCGGTCACCGGGTGGAACTTGGCGACATTGAAGCAGCCCTAGCAGAACATCCTGAAATCCATGAGGCAGCGGTTGTTGTGTCCGGTTCGGGAATTGATGCCCGTCTAACCGCGTTTGTAGTTAGCACAGGCGATTTGCCCCTCTTGTCCATTAAACGGCACTGTGCCGAGCGTTTGCCGCGTTATATGATCGTTGATGATGTGCGCTTTATTGCGGCACTGCCTCGCACTAGAAACGGCAAAATTGATCGCCAGAGGCTGACGCAGGAAGCGGTTAATATCACCAGTGCATTATCACGAGTATAG
- a CDS encoding acyl-CoA dehydrogenase family protein produces MDFSWTENQNELYAKVLALAKEKLNSSAKEPEMAQNLWHLCGELGILGLCVPKRYGGMGLDALTTTRVIEAYGRGCEDMGFVFATLAHLFACTMPILEYGTELLKEAILPQLCSGEWKGANAITEKEAGSDVFALRTKAVRDGKSYVLTGHKIYVTNAPLADVFVVYASTNPTHGYLGITAFIVEKNTPGVIVGKPFSKMGLDSTFASSVYFKDCHVPEGNKLGNEGQGAQVFQSSMQWERACLFAAYVGMMERQLEQTIGYTRSRRQFGRAISKNQAISHRIADMKLRLESARLLLYRACWLFDQGKNPVLDVSMSKLAISEAAIQSSLDAIQIHGGIGFLTEFGIERGLRDAIPSTIFSGTSEMQRELIARELGL; encoded by the coding sequence ATGGACTTCAGTTGGACGGAGAATCAGAATGAACTGTATGCTAAAGTCCTGGCTTTAGCAAAAGAAAAACTAAATAGTTCGGCTAAAGAACCAGAAATGGCTCAGAACCTTTGGCATCTGTGTGGTGAATTAGGAATTTTAGGCTTATGTGTGCCAAAGCGCTATGGTGGTATGGGTCTAGATGCGTTAACTACAACGCGCGTCATAGAAGCTTACGGGCGTGGATGTGAGGATATGGGTTTCGTCTTTGCCACATTGGCCCACCTATTTGCCTGTACCATGCCAATTTTGGAGTATGGAACTGAGCTACTTAAAGAAGCGATTCTGCCACAGTTATGTTCTGGTGAGTGGAAAGGCGCTAATGCAATCACTGAGAAAGAAGCTGGCTCCGATGTTTTTGCCCTTAGAACCAAGGCAGTTCGTGATGGTAAATCCTATGTATTGACAGGTCATAAGATTTACGTAACTAACGCTCCTCTTGCTGACGTATTTGTCGTATACGCATCGACAAATCCCACTCATGGTTACCTAGGGATTACTGCATTCATTGTTGAGAAAAACACGCCTGGAGTGATTGTCGGGAAACCGTTTAGTAAAATGGGTCTAGACAGCACTTTTGCCAGTTCAGTCTACTTTAAGGACTGCCATGTGCCAGAAGGCAACAAGCTCGGAAATGAGGGACAAGGAGCACAAGTCTTTCAAAGCTCTATGCAATGGGAGCGAGCGTGCTTGTTTGCTGCATATGTGGGGATGATGGAACGTCAACTTGAGCAAACTATCGGTTATACTCGCTCTCGTCGCCAGTTCGGCAGAGCAATTAGTAAGAATCAAGCAATTTCGCATCGCATTGCTGATATGAAGTTACGTCTTGAATCTGCCCGTCTTCTGCTTTACCGCGCTTGTTGGCTATTCGATCAAGGAAAAAATCCCGTGCTGGACGTGTCAATGTCTAAGTTAGCGATCAGCGAAGCCGCAATTCAATCCAGTCTAGATGCTATCCAAATCCACGGTGGGATAGGCTTTCTGACTGAGTTTGGCATTGAACGGGGGTTACGAGATGCTATTCCCAGCACCATTTTTTCAGGTACGTCAGAGATGCAGCGCGAGCTAATCGCTCGAGAGTTAGGTCTGTGA